One window from the genome of Moraxella nasibovis encodes:
- a CDS encoding sodium-dependent transporter, protein MSTQRESWSARSGFILAAIGSAVGLGNIWRFPYVSYENGGGAFVIPYLIALATAGFPLLFLDYVVGQKYRGAPPTAYGRMIKSAEGVGWWQVLVCTVIGIYYASVLSWAGQYTLYSFTQAWGEDTEGFFFNHYLQMGSGLDFTFVPSLFVGLIVVWAVVLFIMYGGIRKGVELANKIFIPLLVVMFIIMVIQAVRLPGAVEGLNAFFTPNWAAMADPKVWLAAYGHVFFSMSIGFGIMVTYSSYLKRNANLTGSGLVVGFANSSFEILAGIGIFSVLGFMAVASGKPVSEVVSGGIGLAFVAFPKIISNMGDAGTIIGVLFFASLFVAGLTSMASIIQVPISAVEDKFGWSHKKAVTVVGGISALISVVLFSTKTAITFVDVIDHFANNIGVVLGAILSIIWVTWLNRGLLDTLIRHINGISSFKVGAGWSFVLTVITPLSLIIALLLSLKSLLTEGYGGYDFITQVIFGWGVVAVFAIGAMLLTKVKGHVSHGEQKGNYYE, encoded by the coding sequence ATGTCTACACAACGAGAGAGTTGGTCGGCACGCTCTGGATTTATTTTGGCCGCCATCGGTTCGGCGGTCGGCTTAGGAAATATTTGGCGTTTTCCTTATGTGTCTTATGAAAATGGCGGCGGTGCGTTCGTCATTCCATATTTGATCGCACTGGCGACGGCAGGTTTTCCACTGCTATTTTTGGATTATGTTGTCGGTCAAAAGTACCGTGGCGCACCACCGACCGCCTATGGTCGCATGATTAAGTCTGCCGAAGGTGTGGGCTGGTGGCAGGTGTTGGTTTGCACCGTGATTGGCATTTATTATGCGTCAGTGCTTAGCTGGGCAGGTCAGTACACATTATACTCATTCACCCAAGCATGGGGTGAGGATACCGAAGGCTTTTTCTTTAACCACTATCTACAAATGGGTTCAGGCTTGGACTTTACTTTTGTACCAAGTCTGTTTGTTGGTCTGATTGTGGTTTGGGCGGTTGTGCTGTTCATCATGTATGGCGGTATCCGTAAGGGTGTCGAGCTTGCCAACAAGATTTTCATTCCGCTACTTGTGGTGATGTTTATCATCATGGTCATCCAAGCGGTGCGTCTGCCGGGTGCGGTTGAAGGTCTAAATGCTTTCTTTACACCAAACTGGGCGGCGATGGCTGATCCAAAAGTGTGGCTGGCGGCTTATGGTCATGTGTTCTTTTCTATGTCCATCGGCTTTGGTATCATGGTTACTTATTCATCATACCTAAAACGCAATGCCAACTTGACAGGTTCTGGTCTGGTGGTGGGTTTTGCCAACTCATCATTTGAAATCTTGGCAGGTATTGGTATTTTCTCGGTGCTTGGCTTTATGGCGGTGGCATCAGGCAAGCCTGTATCTGAGGTGGTGTCTGGTGGTATCGGTCTTGCGTTCGTGGCGTTCCCAAAAATCATCTCAAACATGGGTGATGCTGGTACGATCATTGGCGTGCTTTTCTTTGCGTCGCTGTTCGTGGCGGGTCTGACTTCTATGGCAAGTATCATTCAGGTGCCGATTTCGGCGGTTGAGGATAAATTTGGCTGGTCACACAAAAAGGCGGTTACTGTCGTTGGCGGTATTTCAGCCCTGATTTCTGTGGTGCTATTTTCTACCAAAACAGCGATCACTTTCGTTGATGTGATTGATCATTTTGCCAACAACATTGGTGTTGTCTTGGGTGCAATTTTGTCCATCATCTGGGTAACTTGGCTAAACCGTGGTCTGCTAGATACGCTGATTCGCCACATCAATGGCATTTCAAGCTTTAAAGTAGGCGCTGGTTGGTCGTTCGTATTGACTGTCATCACACCGCTGTCACTCATCATCGCGCTGCTGCTGAGCCTAAAATCACTACTGACCGAAGGCTATGGCGGCTACGACTTCATCACGCAAGTTATCTTTGGCTGGGGCGTGGTGGCAGTGTTTGCCATCGGAGCGATGCTGCTGACTAAGGTAAAAGGTCATGTTTCACACGGTGAGCAAAAGGGGAATTATTATGAATAG
- a CDS encoding methionine/alanine import family NSS transporter small subunit, producing the protein MNSTALIIMIVALIAIWGGLILSAIHLVKHPDIDMDKVPNE; encoded by the coding sequence ATGAATAGTACTGCACTCATCATCATGATCGTGGCGCTGATTGCCATCTGGGGCGGACTCATCTTGTCTGCCATCCATCTGGTCAAACATCCTGACATTGACATGGATAAAGTGCCAAATGAGTAA
- a CDS encoding threonine/serine exporter family protein yields the protein MWLLSDVLLSCVITLGWCLMFTLPSRYIVYCLVMTALGFGSKSLMVYGGVHLAVATFFGSMFASFLGVWFAQRFRLPPKALIVPSVICLMPGIAAYKAMVSMVQIGYFGFDMTLFVTMMSHFFEAIFVICALVLGLSIPGILFYRRKPIV from the coding sequence ATGTGGCTATTGTCTGATGTTTTGTTATCCTGCGTCATCACGCTCGGCTGGTGCTTGATGTTTACATTGCCAAGCCGATATATCGTGTATTGCCTTGTCATGACTGCACTGGGTTTTGGCTCAAAAAGCCTCATGGTCTATGGCGGCGTGCATTTGGCAGTGGCGACTTTTTTTGGCTCGATGTTTGCCAGTTTTTTAGGCGTGTGGTTTGCCCAAAGATTTCGCCTACCCCCAAAGGCACTCATCGTACCCAGTGTCATCTGTCTAATGCCCGGCATCGCTGCCTATAAAGCGATGGTGAGTATGGTGCAAATTGGTTATTTTGGCTTTGATATGACGCTGTTTGTTACCATGATGTCGCACTTTTTTGAAGCGATTTTTGTGATTTGTGCGTTGGTGCTTGGCTTGTCCATTCCTGGTATTTTGTTTTATCGCAGAAAGCCGATTGTCTAA
- a CDS encoding threonine/serine ThrE exporter family protein — protein MSNFAPPSPRRLPYISYEEQQRITRLCVRCALLFMQYGGESAVVVDLTKRLGASLGVGGVECALSFNAVTLTTLYNGRCITTARNTVHQGINVSVLVQIQQIVMHAETALKNEHLIDEVERRFDGIDRGTYPKNLMSLFVGLSCASFAYLNGGNLTIALITLVAGFCAMRTRLYLSAHHFNPFVVVIITAFVATLLGAMAYFLDSFGWAQIDSADIAVASSVLLLVPSFPIINALSDILKGYMNMGVGRWMFATMLTLSACVGIVIALILLRIPHWGL, from the coding sequence ATGTCCAACTTTGCTCCGCCCTCACCCCGTCGCCTGCCTTATATTTCTTATGAAGAGCAGCAGCGCATCACCAGACTGTGCGTCCGCTGTGCGCTGTTGTTCATGCAATACGGTGGCGAATCGGCGGTGGTGGTTGATTTGACCAAGCGACTGGGTGCATCGCTGGGTGTGGGCGGTGTGGAATGCGCCTTGTCCTTTAATGCGGTAACTTTAACCACGCTGTACAACGGTCGGTGCATCACCACCGCCAGAAACACCGTACATCAAGGCATCAATGTCAGCGTACTGGTACAAATCCAACAAATCGTCATGCACGCCGAAACCGCCCTAAAAAACGAACACCTCATTGACGAAGTGGAGCGTCGCTTTGATGGCATTGATCGTGGCACTTATCCAAAAAATTTGATGTCGCTGTTCGTTGGGCTGTCGTGTGCCAGTTTTGCTTATTTAAATGGCGGCAATCTTACCATCGCACTCATCACGCTGGTTGCTGGATTTTGTGCCATGCGGACACGGCTGTATTTGTCCGCCCATCATTTCAATCCTTTTGTGGTGGTTATTATCACCGCTTTTGTGGCGACATTGCTTGGGGCGATGGCGTACTTTTTGGATTCTTTTGGCTGGGCTCAGATTGACAGTGCCGACATCGCCGTGGCATCAAGCGTGCTATTGCTCGTGCCAAGCTTTCCCATCATCAACGCCTTATCCGACATTTTAAAGGGCTACATGAACATGGGTGTGGGTCGCTGGATGTTCGCCACCATGCTGACCTTGTCTGCGTGTGTTGGCATTGTCATTGCACTGATTTTATTACGAATTCCGCACTGGGGGCTGTGA
- a CDS encoding branched-chain amino acid transaminase, with protein MNMATNPGKLWLDGTIVEQPDAKVHVLTHSLHYGLAVFEGVRAYQTPDGRTAIFRLHEHTERLLNSAKIFQLNVPYDHDTLVQAQKDVVRESGLASAYIRPLIWVGSEKLGIAAKDNTIHAAVAAWHWGAYLGEDGIKNGIRAKTSSYTHHHPNVTMCKAKAAANYPVSILANQEATKAGYDEAILMDPLGYVCQGSGENLFLVKNGELHTPDLAGGALDGITRRTIIEFANDLGIKVVERRITRDEFYLADEIFMTGTAAEVTPIREYDDRVIGNGSRGPITEQLQSLYFDVVQGRNEKYKHWLSFVDE; from the coding sequence ATGAATATGGCAACCAATCCTGGAAAGTTATGGCTGGATGGCACGATTGTTGAACAGCCAGACGCAAAAGTTCATGTACTGACGCACAGCCTGCATTATGGCTTGGCGGTATTTGAAGGCGTGCGTGCGTATCAGACACCAGACGGTCGCACGGCAATTTTCCGCCTGCATGAGCATACAGAGCGTCTGTTAAATTCTGCCAAAATTTTCCAATTAAATGTCCCTTATGACCACGACACGCTAGTACAAGCCCAAAAAGATGTGGTGCGTGAAAGCGGCTTGGCGTCTGCCTATATTCGTCCGCTGATTTGGGTGGGTTCTGAAAAATTAGGCATCGCCGCCAAAGACAATACCATTCATGCGGCAGTGGCGGCTTGGCATTGGGGTGCGTATCTGGGTGAAGACGGCATCAAAAACGGCATTCGTGCCAAAACTTCAAGCTACACCCATCACCACCCAAATGTGACGATGTGCAAGGCAAAAGCCGCTGCCAACTATCCTGTTTCTATCCTAGCCAACCAAGAGGCGACCAAAGCAGGCTATGACGAAGCCATCTTGATGGATCCTTTGGGTTATGTGTGCCAAGGCTCTGGCGAAAACTTATTCTTGGTAAAAAATGGCGAATTGCACACGCCTGATTTGGCTGGCGGTGCGTTGGACGGCATCACTCGTCGTACCATCATTGAGTTTGCCAACGATTTGGGTATTAAAGTCGTTGAACGCCGTATTACTCGTGATGAGTTCTATTTGGCGGATGAGATTTTCATGACAGGTACGGCCGCAGAAGTCACGCCAATTCGTGAGTACGATGACCGTGTGATTGGCAATGGCTCTCGTGGTCCGATTACCGAACAATTACAAAGCCTGTATTTTGATGTGGTGCAAGGTCGCAACGAAAAATACAAGCACTGGCTGTCATTCGTTGATGAGTGA
- a CDS encoding O-succinylhomoserine sulfhydrylase has translation MTQLDPKLDLNWQSDALDPAFGFFEQTLAVRGGYHRTDEGEHNEAIFATSSYVYKSAADAADHFNGNKKGNVYSRHTNPTVRAFERRLALLENGERCVATASGMGAILTMCLAYLKAGDHLLCAKQLFGSSVALFDTYFKAFGVEVSYVDCFDNDAWAKAMRPNTAVCYLESPSNPLAQIADISAIAKIAHEGGALLIVDNCFATPAIQKPLDLGADVVIHSATKYIDGQGRVLGGALVGSDTLMEKAFGVVRTGGISLSPFNAWVLLKSLETLSLRMKAHSENANRVAEFLNNHPKVTKVHFSGLPSHASHEVAKAQHTALKNVGGGAITGAFGAIIGFEVANQEQAWHIIDSTKMISITNNLGDAKTTITHPATTTHFRMTPEQRVEAGVSDGLIRLSVGLEEVDDIIKDLARGLDGL, from the coding sequence ATGACCCAACTTGACCCAAAACTAGACTTAAACTGGCAATCTGATGCCTTAGACCCTGCCTTTGGCTTTTTTGAGCAAACTTTGGCTGTGCGTGGCGGATACCATCGCACCGATGAAGGCGAGCATAATGAGGCGATTTTTGCCACCAGTAGCTATGTCTATAAATCTGCTGCCGACGCTGCCGATCATTTTAACGGCAACAAAAAAGGCAATGTCTATTCTCGCCACACCAACCCCACCGTGCGAGCCTTTGAACGCCGTCTTGCCCTGCTCGAAAATGGCGAACGCTGTGTGGCAACAGCGAGCGGCATGGGGGCGATTTTGACCATGTGTTTGGCGTACCTTAAAGCTGGCGACCATCTTTTGTGCGCCAAGCAATTATTCGGCTCATCGGTGGCGCTCTTTGATACTTATTTTAAAGCCTTTGGCGTGGAAGTCAGTTATGTGGACTGCTTTGACAACGACGCTTGGGCAAAGGCAATGCGCCCAAATACAGCGGTGTGCTATCTTGAAAGTCCATCCAATCCTTTGGCTCAAATCGCTGACATTTCTGCCATTGCCAAAATCGCCCACGAGGGTGGGGCGCTCTTAATCGTGGATAACTGCTTTGCCACCCCTGCCATTCAAAAACCGCTTGATTTGGGAGCGGATGTGGTCATTCATTCAGCGACCAAATACATTGACGGACAAGGGCGAGTGCTGGGCGGAGCGCTCGTCGGCTCAGATACGCTGATGGAAAAAGCCTTTGGTGTGGTACGCACGGGGGGCATTAGCCTATCACCTTTTAATGCGTGGGTGTTGTTAAAATCGCTAGAAACCTTATCACTTAGAATGAAAGCCCACTCTGAAAACGCCAATCGTGTCGCAGAATTTTTAAATAACCACCCCAAAGTCACAAAAGTGCATTTTTCAGGTTTGCCAAGTCACGCCAGTCACGAAGTCGCCAAAGCTCAGCACACCGCCTTAAAAAATGTTGGCGGCGGGGCGATAACGGGTGCGTTTGGGGCGATCATCGGCTTTGAAGTGGCGAATCAAGAACAAGCTTGGCACATCATTGACAGCACAAAAATGATCAGCATTACCAATAACTTAGGCGATGCCAAAACCACCATCACCCACCCTGCGACCACCACGCATTTTCGCATGACCCCTGAGCAAAGGGTAGAGGCAGGCGTGAGTGACGGCTTGATAAGATTATCTGTTGGGCTTGAAGAGGTGGATGACATCATCAAAGATTTGGCACGAGGGCTTGATGGCTTGTAA
- a CDS encoding SEL1-like repeat protein — MSLLGKLFKSNHNDSIASIKKTLPHNADAEREQAAALYEQASVLHEQGEHEKAAPLLLEAASLGLAEAQRSLGVMHCEGMGVRQDYQKGHELLMKAAEQGDFKACHNLGVMYHHGLGVATNHQTAFEWYQKAAEQNHAAACHNIALMYEYGVGAPVDDEQAVRWHERAGELGFVLSYLNLGNLYCLGRGVPQDYAKAMACFEKAADKGVAEAIYNLAVHHQRGEGVPQDLLRAHDYFKQASELDFAPAMHQLALCYLDGKGVEKNESVAMDWLRQSAEQDYEPAEQLLTKLAVDSAD, encoded by the coding sequence ATGAGCTTATTGGGTAAATTATTTAAATCAAATCACAACGACTCCATCGCATCCATCAAAAAGACACTGCCGCACAATGCGGATGCGGAGCGTGAGCAGGCAGCGGCGTTGTACGAGCAGGCGAGCGTTTTGCATGAGCAGGGCGAGCATGAAAAGGCGGCGCCACTACTGCTTGAAGCGGCATCGCTTGGGCTGGCGGAGGCGCAGCGAAGTCTGGGTGTGATGCACTGTGAAGGCATGGGCGTGCGCCAAGATTATCAAAAGGGGCATGAGCTTTTGATGAAAGCCGCCGAGCAGGGCGACTTTAAAGCCTGTCATAATTTGGGCGTCATGTATCATCATGGCTTAGGTGTCGCCACCAATCACCAGACGGCATTTGAATGGTATCAAAAAGCCGCCGAGCAAAACCATGCAGCAGCTTGCCATAACATCGCTTTGATGTATGAATATGGTGTGGGCGCGCCTGTCGATGACGAGCAGGCGGTGCGCTGGCATGAGCGTGCAGGCGAGCTGGGCTTTGTGCTGTCTTATTTGAATCTGGGCAATTTGTACTGCTTGGGGCGGGGTGTGCCGCAAGATTATGCCAAGGCGATGGCGTGCTTTGAAAAGGCGGCGGATAAGGGCGTGGCTGAGGCGATCTATAACTTGGCGGTACATCATCAGCGAGGTGAGGGCGTACCACAAGACCTGCTACGGGCGCATGATTATTTCAAACAGGCGTCCGAGCTTGACTTTGCGCCTGCAATGCATCAGCTTGCACTTTGTTATTTAGATGGTAAGGGTGTGGAAAAAAATGAGTCGGTGGCAATGGACTGGCTGCGTCAATCGGCAGAGCAAGACTATGAGCCAGCTGAGCAGCTGCTGACTAAGCTTGCGGTAGACTCGGCAGACTAA
- a CDS encoding EamA family transporter, translated as MVKKDWLIALSVVLIWGINFIFMKIALHDVSPMVLGMLRFAFLLMPALLFLARPKVALRWLILYGLTISFGQFAFMFLALSMGVPTGLAALVHQSQVFFTVLLSALIFKEGVRSHHLLAMLMAAAGLSLIGMGQYQGDLALVGLFVVMAGSFSWALGNIVVKKLGNVNPVSLVIWGNVSTFWAFAIGSLLLYGIDGVVAQVVSLRFGGWLSVLYLAYVASLLGYGGWGYLLSRHPASQVTPLALLVPVVALVAGMVVFGERLTLLHWLGIVVVMAALLVHVFGAKALSGSRL; from the coding sequence ATGGTAAAAAAGGACTGGCTGATCGCATTGTCGGTGGTGCTGATCTGGGGCATCAACTTTATTTTTATGAAGATTGCCCTACATGATGTCTCGCCGATGGTGCTTGGAATGCTGCGTTTTGCCTTTTTGCTCATGCCTGCCTTGTTGTTTTTGGCGCGTCCAAAGGTGGCGTTGCGATGGCTTATTTTGTATGGCTTGACCATCAGCTTTGGGCAGTTTGCCTTCATGTTTTTGGCATTGTCCATGGGTGTGCCGACAGGGCTTGCCGCATTGGTGCATCAAAGTCAGGTGTTTTTTACGGTGCTGTTGTCGGCGTTGATTTTCAAAGAAGGGGTGCGCTCTCATCATCTTTTAGCCATGCTGATGGCGGCGGCAGGTCTTAGTTTGATTGGCATGGGTCAGTATCAGGGCGATTTGGCACTTGTTGGGCTGTTTGTGGTGATGGCGGGGTCATTTTCGTGGGCGCTGGGCAACATCGTCGTCAAAAAGCTTGGTAATGTCAATCCTGTGTCGCTCGTCATCTGGGGTAATGTCTCGACATTTTGGGCATTTGCCATCGGTTCGCTGCTGCTTTATGGCATCGATGGCGTGGTGGCGCAGGTTGTCTCTTTGCGTTTTGGTGGCTGGCTGAGCGTGCTGTATCTGGCGTATGTGGCGAGCTTGCTGGGCTATGGTGGCTGGGGCTATTTGCTGTCTAGACATCCTGCCAGCCAGGTAACACCACTGGCGCTGCTTGTGCCTGTGGTGGCGCTTGTCGCTGGAATGGTGGTCTTTGGTGAGCGTCTGACGCTTTTGCACTGGCTTGGTATTGTGGTGGTGATGGCGGCTTTATTGGTGCATGTATTTGGGGCGAAGGCTTTGTCTGGGTCTCGTCTTTGA
- the nrdB gene encoding class Ia ribonucleoside-diphosphate reductase subunit beta: MQYSIFCQTKNDVLKEPMFFGQPVNVSRYDQQKHPIFEQLIEKQLSFFWRPEEIDVSRDRIDFSELSAHEQHIFLSNLKYQTLLDSIQGRSPNVVLLPLVSIPELETWIETWSFSETIHSRSYTHIIRNVVNDPSKIFDDIVENEHILERASDIAKYYDDLHHAAKLYDLHGEGEYEIDGVMTPVNLQTLKKQLYLCIVAVNVLEAIRFYVSFACSFAFAERKVMEGNAKIIKMIARDEALHLNGTQHMINLMRTGRDDAEMMQIAKDCEAEAIEIFKSAAEQEKAWAEYLFKDGSMIGLNKDILCQYVEFITNTRMAAIGLPAIFDAKSNPIPWINAWLSSDNVQVAPQETEITTYLVGQIDSDLDDVDLDDFEL, encoded by the coding sequence ATGCAATATTCTATTTTTTGCCAAACAAAAAACGATGTCTTAAAAGAACCCATGTTCTTTGGTCAGCCTGTCAATGTCTCTCGTTATGACCAACAAAAACACCCGATTTTTGAGCAGCTCATTGAAAAACAGCTGTCGTTTTTTTGGCGACCAGAAGAGATCGATGTGTCTCGTGATCGCATTGATTTTAGCGAATTGTCCGCCCATGAACAGCACATTTTCTTATCAAATCTAAAATACCAAACCTTGCTAGACAGCATTCAAGGTCGCAGCCCAAATGTGGTCTTGCTGCCTTTGGTGTCGATCCCTGAGCTTGAAACTTGGATTGAGACTTGGAGTTTTAGTGAGACCATTCATAGCCGCAGCTACACGCACATCATCCGTAATGTCGTCAATGACCCTAGCAAGATTTTTGATGACATTGTGGAAAATGAGCACATCTTAGAGCGTGCGTCAGACATTGCCAAGTATTATGACGATTTGCACCATGCGGCAAAATTGTACGACCTGCACGGCGAAGGCGAGTACGAGATTGATGGTGTGATGACGCCAGTCAATTTGCAAACGCTTAAAAAACAGCTGTATCTGTGCATTGTGGCGGTCAATGTCTTGGAGGCGATTCGTTTTTATGTGTCGTTTGCTTGCTCATTTGCCTTTGCTGAGCGTAAAGTGATGGAAGGCAATGCCAAAATCATCAAGATGATCGCGCGAGATGAGGCTTTGCATTTGAACGGCACACAGCACATGATCAATCTGATGCGTACAGGGCGTGATGATGCCGAGATGATGCAGATTGCCAAAGACTGTGAGGCGGAGGCGATTGAGATTTTTAAAAGTGCTGCCGAGCAAGAAAAAGCATGGGCGGAATATCTGTTTAAAGACGGCTCAATGATCGGGCTAAATAAAGACATTTTGTGTCAATATGTGGAGTTCATTACCAATACTCGCATGGCGGCGATTGGTCTGCCTGCCATCTTTGATGCCAAGTCTAACCCGATTCCTTGGATCAATGCATGGCTGTCATCGGACAATGTGCAAGTCGCTCCGCAAGAGACGGAGATCACCACTTATTTGGTGGGTCAGATTGACTCTGACTTGGACGATGTGGACTTGGACGACTTTGAGCTTTGA
- a CDS encoding 2Fe-2S iron-sulfur cluster-binding protein, with translation MGWVFTDEMRFYLHENETLLDGMKRTEHQTVRFECQRGYCGCCKMRITANTGELMMVQKPIAMLDDDEVLACCCRPMGTVCVTYAPKCEGEQLSLFEDKSLASWLTV, from the coding sequence ATGGGCTGGGTATTTACCGACGAGATGCGCTTTTATTTGCATGAAAATGAAACGCTGCTGGACGGAATGAAGCGCACTGAACATCAGACGGTGCGCTTTGAGTGTCAGCGAGGCTATTGTGGCTGCTGCAAAATGCGCATCACGGCAAACACTGGCGAGCTGATGATGGTGCAAAAACCCATCGCCATGCTGGACGATGATGAGGTACTGGCGTGCTGCTGCCGCCCGATGGGAACGGTGTGCGTCACTTATGCGCCCAAATGCGAGGGTGAACAGCTGAGTTTGTTTGAGGATAAAAGTCTGGCGTCGTGGCTGACGGTCTAG
- the ppk2 gene encoding polyphosphate kinase 2, with protein MSTDGKTINKPPRTRRTTKITPKAEKALMPSTASQLEDLLTHATPDDLAEVEQLLSHYLPSTAHQVSNQLRGDKSKDTQLSDNWREGGYPYKYRLSRKNYEAQKYKLQIELLKLQHHIKATGQKLVIIFEGRDAAGKGGTIKRFMEHLNPRGARVVALEKPTEQEKGQWYFQRYVQHLPTSGEIVLFDRSWYNRAVVERVMGFCTDTEYQTFMHQVPEFEKHLIESGIQLVKFWFSVSRDEQKARFASRENDPLKQWKLSPVDKASLNKWDDYTLAKEAMFFNTDTAESPWIVIKSDCKKRARLNAMRYVLNKLNYENKDASQIGNIDPLIVGRAGALYEKDERTDLAVSVARVAATKATKDK; from the coding sequence ATGTCAACCGACGGCAAAACCATCAATAAACCCCCAAGAACTCGCCGCACCACCAAAATCACCCCCAAAGCTGAAAAAGCGCTCATGCCAAGCACCGCAAGCCAGCTTGAAGATTTACTGACTCATGCCACCCCTGATGATCTTGCAGAAGTTGAGCAGCTGCTCAGCCACTACCTTCCCTCCACCGCCCATCAGGTTTCCAATCAGCTGCGTGGCGACAAATCCAAAGACACTCAGCTGTCAGACAACTGGCGTGAAGGCGGCTATCCATACAAATATCGCCTAAGCCGCAAAAACTACGAAGCACAAAAATACAAATTACAAATCGAACTGCTCAAACTACAACACCACATCAAAGCCACAGGGCAAAAGCTTGTCATCATCTTTGAAGGTCGTGACGCTGCTGGTAAGGGCGGCACCATCAAGCGTTTCATGGAGCATTTAAATCCTCGTGGCGCCAGAGTCGTCGCCCTAGAAAAACCCACCGAGCAAGAAAAGGGTCAGTGGTATTTTCAGCGCTATGTTCAGCACCTACCGACCTCAGGCGAGATCGTGCTCTTTGACCGCTCTTGGTACAACCGTGCGGTGGTAGAGCGTGTGATGGGCTTTTGTACAGACACAGAATACCAGACCTTCATGCACCAAGTGCCAGAGTTTGAAAAACATCTGATCGAATCTGGCATTCAGCTGGTAAAATTCTGGTTCTCGGTATCAAGAGATGAGCAAAAAGCACGCTTTGCCAGCCGTGAAAACGACCCATTAAAACAATGGAAACTCTCGCCAGTCGATAAGGCATCTTTGAATAAATGGGATGATTACACCTTGGCAAAAGAAGCGATGTTCTTTAATACCGACACCGCCGAGTCGCCTTGGATTGTCATCAAATCCGACTGCAAAAAGCGTGCCAGACTTAACGCCATGCGCTATGTATTAAACAAGCTCAATTATGAAAATAAAGACGCTTCTCAGATTGGCAACATCGATCCGCTCATCGTCGGTCGTGCAGGCGCATTGTACGAAAAAGACGAGCGCACCGATCTTGCGGTCAGTGTCGCCCGAGTCGCAGCGACCAAAGCCACTAAGGACAAATAA